A single Anopheles funestus chromosome 2RL, idAnoFuneDA-416_04, whole genome shotgun sequence DNA region contains:
- the LOC125762360 gene encoding nose resistant to fluoxetine protein 6, which yields MKRDRIWWGWRTPLLLLTLFGTLLHQTGGQDVNVSVAATEATDQSINFSFDRLILLEEKLTVFDIKRIANGWSTLRSRLSGRCGDQMTQYLQGLQTEKLWALKMDDSSGKYTKGFFWGNNYWTGSMDQCSYIYQNDSGADPAPKKKGRNTDITYINGNFLGSSELEHQNPPFVPGFYMAKILINGTESFNAIRTVVVGLCLPSGCSIADVETLLKLDISRRHVEQELVGVRSPTLNNFSLWDDFTFRILFIFSVIVVILLISGTGYDLVLRRRYKAKMRIKSYCKELTGDMTNGLGCTTYDLTHREPEENGKGNCTVIRVPTSVNNNNSDENLAVELTATEETKLSLWAELLLSFSVVTNFKAICDKNVGNDTIPSIHGLRAISMAWVILGHTMIVVFKYSDNMELRKVVEKEFLFQIVLNGAYSVDTFFFISGFLVSFIYFRTNAKGKLEKLTKGVSEFTAGTFHFFGLVGYRFVRLTAPYLYVLGVVEVVMRYLEQNSVFEPPTQDHVNCPKYWWRNILYINTLFPVEQMCMLWSWYLADDTQFYIIGALILIIAVRHFKFAATMMSVFMVSAWATTAYIAFSNNHMPDADDPFALFDKIYDKPWTRLGPYLVGMSVGWILFKTNCKIKMSLLTVISGWVTSTMMMLYLLFGLYNTTLTQTAAAAYSSLSHTGWAIGCGWVIVACSSGYGGWVNKLLSTPILYPFSRVTYCAYLVHPIINRIFALESDSPIHMTPNALTTVYLGQVVSSYVLAFIISLSFEAPVVTMLKILSPNRKKRI from the exons ATGAAGCGTGATCGGATCTGGTGGGGATGGAGAACTCCTCTGCTGCTGTTAACACTGTTCGGTACGCTGCTCCATCAGACAGGCGGCCAGGACGTGAATGTATCCGTGGCAGCAACGGAAGCAACGGATCAGAGCATCAACTTTTCGTTCGATCGGTTAATACTGCTCGAGGAAAAGCTAACCGTGTTCGACATCAAACGCATCGCCAATGGATGGAGTACGTTACGGTCCCGGCTCAGTGGACGGTGCGGCGATCAGATGACGCAGTATCTGCAGGGTCTGCAGACGGAGAAGCTGTGGGCGTTAAAGA TGGATGACTCGTCGGGCAAATATACGAAAGGATTCTTCTGGGGTAATAACTACTGGACGGGCTCGATGGATCAGTGCTCGTACATCTATCAGAACGATAGTGGGGCTGATCCTGCACCAAAGAAGAAGGGCCGTAATACGGACATTACCTACATCAATGGGAACTTCCTCGGTTCGTCTGAATTGGAGCATCAAAATCCACCCTTTGTGCCTGGGTTTTATATGGCAAAAATTCTAATCAACGGTACCGAATCATTCAATGCG ATTCGAACAGTCGTTGTGGGACTTTGCCTACCGAGTGGTTGCAGCATTGCCGATGTAGAAACACTGCTTAAGTTGGACATAAGCCGACGACACGTTGAGCAGGAACTGGTTGGCGTACGTTCTCCTACACTGAACAACTTTTCACTCTGGGATGACTTCACCTTCCGGATCTTATT CATCTTTTCGGTGATCGTGGTCATCCTGCTGATCAGTGGTACCGGTTACGATCTTGTTCTACGGCGTCGCTACAAAGCCAAGATGCGCATCAAGAGCTACTGCAAGGAGCTGACCGGCGACATGACGAACGGGTTGGGCTGCACGACATACGATCTGACGCACCGCGAGCCAGAAGAGAACGGCAAAGGTAACTGCACCGTAATCCGGGTACCGACGAGCGTTAACAATAACAACTCCGATGAGAACCTTGCCGTGGAGTTGACCGCAACGGAGGAAACCAAGTTGA GTTTGTGGGCTGAACTGCTGCTATCCTTCTCGGTGGTGACCAACTTCAAGGCGATTTGTGACAAGAATGTCGGTAACGATACCATCCCTTCGATCCATGGACTTCGGGCCATTTCAATGGCGTGGGTTATTCTGG GCCACACAATGATCGTCGTATTCAAATACTCCGACAACATGGAACTGCGCAAGGTGGTGGAGAAGGAGTTCCTGTTCCAAATCGTACTGAATGGCGCTTACAGTGTAGATACGTTCTTCTTCATCAGTGGATTCCTCGTATCGTTCATCTATTTCCGCACAAATGCTAAAGGCAAGCTGGAGAAATTGACCAAAGGTGTGAGTGAGTTTACGGCCGGCACGTTCCACTTCTTCGGTCTCGTTGGTTATCGTTTTGTCAG ATTAACTGCCCCATACCTGTACGTACTCGGAGTAGTGGAAGTAGTGATGCGCTATCTGGAACAGAACTCCGTCTTTGAGCCACCGACTCAGGATCACGTCAATTGTCCAAAGTATTGGTGGCGTAACATTCTGTACATCAACACACTCTTCCCAGTGGAGCAGATG TGTATGCTTTGGAGTTGGTACTTGGCAGATGACACACAGTTCTACATCATCGGTGCGTTGATTCTGATTATTGCCGTGCGGCACTTCAAATTTGCCGCTACCATGATGTCCGTGTTTATGGTATCGGCTTGGGCAACTACGGCCTATATTGCCTTCTCCAACAATCACATGCCCGATGCGGATGATCCATTCGCATTGTTTGATAAGATCTACGACAAACCCTGGACGCGCCTGGGACCGTATCTGGTGGGCATGAGCGTCGGATGGATTCTGTTTAAGACGAACTGCAAAATCAAGATGTCTTTG TTGACAGTAATCTCCGGTTGGGTGACATCCACCATGATGATGCTGTATCTGCTGTTCGGTTTGTACAATACGACGCTCACACAAACGGCCGCAGCAGCGTACAGTTCACTCAGCCATACCGGTTGGGCCATTGGATGTGGATGGGTCATCGTAGCCTGTTCGTCGGGCTATGGTGGATGGGTTAACAAGCTGTTGTCCACTCCGATTCTGTATCCGTTCTCCCGCGTCACGTACTGCGCCTATCTGGTACATCCAATTATCAACCGAATATTCGCCCTAGAGTCTGATTCGCCGATTCACATGACTCCCAATGCGTTG ACCACCGTTTACCTGGGACAAGTGGTGTCATCGTACGTGCTTGCATTTATCATCTCGCTGTCATTCGAAGCGCCCGTCGTAACGATGCTTAAAATACTCTCACCGAACCGAAAGAAACGTATCTAA
- the LOC125762357 gene encoding uncharacterized protein LOC125762357, with the protein MSAMRSLILFACAVVVVWPGRTHAQSNYASQANSIEYQGEGLPEEATLDGKVTKLDDLSPIIFLNRTKAALNCAAGFMQVELKFNEPFYGKAYADYDRNSACQTSGKGDLSYRIDLPLKGCGTKQGPQRVFTNNIVVRFHPGLEMDGDEIITIVCRYPPPVAPIPAGLPAPIINEAAIVEPPLKGIQILFIICAIMFLTLLLLGLGVSYYCLRRRPIPIVRRVVHVGSGSEITALESGSIGSVSGFKVRPVVAVPPPIQSSSGSEGALIPSDYPSESQSENEEVETGSLPVSSRGSSSAYENGAYVHDGMSLASGDHHMQAYGQTHELHLASAALPPSPKFDIQVRVKRSPPPPSSLPSMSGSSMSDTESNSSTLVSHGGDRNNLSTILETQEDRDSVMTTESLAADGAQSHFTYVPELHTVPAHLDYPPSPPPMPRYNTTVTTSTNRRWLEVPDGPRAHDTHSLTELVDASHLYQLTGTHVTSHTNRAEDAVQQLPEPPIAVYKKPELKSHVVDDLFLTTVTERTTIEDVERHKRLVTEYKARPVPVPAPPPPPIDPTWDVTIRNYEAQRQRQWEDFSDVSSASGAPSIASANMPVPSSTYLPSAYAADELRSPELVGNMKPVDLPPEDRSVSNWDVLIRVLQEVDMPDTSISTAALHTDLHRYPLQRQLSYDDKLKWKEIITTESTLRTMLSEATVREDFERIRSDARYENLFEPRSWDVIIRILAPPEDVELRQSKRSKKRETWDTRSRRSSLPTLYEYDSDGDSSVRTITQEPQLVVATNMGYGAHAGSLASGSRSRRTSRSSYNSNNIDMRSMSEVIVDFGRMSGGPGRSGSGGEPSEEGSSYIVSHSKAYFDDDDDEEARYDQRSLQRSLSHPSLARSASEFTERWIIPDDHLDLRADSEANNSSVYGSGTMDMDTRTTYIKQSRTTVSRERRDNW; encoded by the exons ATGAGTGCGATGCGAAGCTTAATATTATTTGCCTGCGCTGTTGTAGTGGTGTGGCCGGGAAGGACACACGCCCAATCGAACTATGCCTCGCAGGCCAACAGTATTGAGTACCAGGGCGAAGGTCTGCCGGAAGAAGCCACCCTGGATGGAAAG GTTACAAAGCTGGACGATCTAAGCCCGATTATTTTTCTCAATCGAACGAAAGCGGCCCTCAACTGTGCCGCCGGCTTTATGCAGGTAGAGCTGAAGTTCAACGAACCGTTCTACGGTAAGGCGTACGCCGATTACGATCGTAACAGCGCTTGTCAGACGAGTGGTAAGGGTGATCTCAGCTACCGTATCGATCTCCCACTGAAAGGATGTGGAACGAAGCAG GGACCTCAACGAGTTTTCACGAACAACATTGTGGTGCGGTTCCATCCAGGTCTGGAAATGGATGGGGATGAGATCATCACGATCGTGTGTCGATATCCACCACCAGTTGCACCAATTCCTGCCGGTCTTCCAGCTCCCAT CATTAACGAAGCTGCCATCGTTGAGCCACCACTGAAGGGTATACAGATCCTGTTCATTATCTGCGCCATCATGTTCCTGACGTTGCTGCTGCTCGGTTTGGGAGTGTCCTACTACTGCCTGCGCCGTCGTCCGATTCCGATCGTACGTCGTGTGGTACACGTTGGTAGCGGTTCCGAGATTACTGCCCTCGAAAGCGGAAGTATAG GAAGCGTATCCGGATTCAAGGTCCGACCGGTTGTTGCCGTGCCGCCTCCGATACAGAGCTCCTCCGGCAGCGAAGGTGCACTGATCCCGTCGGACTATCCGAGTGAGTCACAGTCGGAGAACGAGGAGGTCGAGACGGGTTCGTTGCCGGTGAGTTCGCGCGGTAGCAGCAGTGCGTACGAGAATGGCGCTTATGTGCACGATGGCATGAGTCTTGCTTCGGGCGATCATCATATGCAGGCGTACGGGCAGACGCACGAGCTTCATCTGGCCAGTGCTGCATTGCCACCGTCACCCAAATTCGACATCCAGGTTCGGGTGAAACGATCGCCCCCACCACCGTCCTCGCTGCCCTCGATGAGTGGTTCCTCCATGTCGGACACGGAGAGTAACAGCAGTACGCTTGTGAGCCATGGCGGTGATCGTAACAATCTGTCGACGATACTCGAAACGCAGGAAGACCGTGACAGTGTGATGACGACGGAATCGCTGGCTGCCGATGGAGCTCAGTCACACTTTACCTACGTGCCGGAGTTGCATACCGTTCCGGCACATCTCGACTACCCGCccagtccaccaccgatgccGCGCTATAACACAACG GTAACCACGAGCACCAACCGACGCTGGCTGGAGGTACCGGACGGGCCGCGCGCCCACGACACACACTCGCTGACCGAGCTCGTGGACGCGTCGCACCTCTATCAGCTAACTGGCACGCACGTCACTAGCCATACTAACCGCGCCGAGGACGCGGTGCAGCAGCTGCCCGAGCCACCGATCGCCGTGTACAAAAAGCCTGAACTCAAGTCTCACGTTGTAGATGATCTGTTCCTCACGACCGTCACCGAGCGCACGACCATCGAGGACGTCGAGCGGCACAAGCGGCTGGTGACGGAGTACAAGGCACGGCCGGTGCCGGTACCGGCCCCACCGCCACCACCCATCGATCCTACGTGGGACGTTACGATACGCAACTACGAGGCGCAAAGGCAGCGCCAGTGGGAAGACTTCTCGGATGTGTCCAGCGCGTCCGGTGCACCGTCAATTGCGTCGGCCAACATGCCGGTACCTTCCTCGACCTATCTGCCGAGTGCGTACGCCGCCGACGAGCTGCGAAGTCCCGAGCTGGTCGGTAACATGAAGCCTGTAGACTTACCGCCGGAGGATCGCTCCGTATCGAACTGGGACGTGCTGATCCGGGTGTTGCAGGAGGTGGACATGCCGGACACATCGATCTCGACGGCCGCACTGCACACCGATCTGCATCGCTACCCATTGCAGCGCCAGCTGAGCTACGACGACAAGCTCAAGTGGAAGGAGATCATCACGACTGAATCGACGCTACG TACGATGCTGTCGGAGGCAACGGTTCGGGAGGACTTCGAGCGGATCCGTTCGGATGCGCGTTACGAGAACCTGTTCGAACCACGCTCCTGGGACGTCATCATACGCATCCTGGCGCCACCGGAGGACGTTGAGTTGCGTCAGTCGAAGCGCAGCAAGAAGCGCGAAACCTGGGACACTCGATCACGTCGTAGCTCTCTGCCGACGCTGTACGAGTACGATAGTGACGGTGACTCGTCCGTACGCACGATCACCCAGGAACCACAGCTGGTGGTGGCAACGAATATGGGCTACGGTGCCCACGCAGGTTCGCTGGCGAGTGGTTCTCGTTCACGTCGCACTTCGCGTTCATCGTACAACTCGAACAACATCGATATGCGCTCCATGTCCGAGGTGATTGTGGACTTTGGACGGATGAGTGGTGGTCCGGGCCGTTCCGGTAGTGGTGGAGAACCATCGGAAGAGGGTAGCTCGTACATCGTGTCGCACAGCAAGGCTTActtcgatgatgatgacgacgaggaGGCACGGTACGATCAGCGTTCGCTGCAGCGATCGCTAAGCCATCCGAGCTTGGCTCGCTCGGCTAGCGAGTTCACCGAGCGTTGGATCATCCCCGACGACCATCTTGATCTTCGTGCCGATTCCGAAGCG AACAACTCGTCGGTTTATGGTTCCGGCACGATGGACATGGACACGAGAACGACGTACATCAAGCAGAGCCGCACGACGGTGAGCCGCGAACGACGCGACAACTGGTAG